A section of the Deinococcus sp. LM3 genome encodes:
- a CDS encoding recombinase family protein, whose translation MVIVWKLDRLSRSLKDLLHLMELLGDRGVGFRSLTEPSTPPPRRAE comes from the coding sequence GTGGTCATCGTCTGGAAGCTGGACCGACTCAGCCGCAGCCTCAAGGATCTGCTTCACCTGATGGAGCTGCTGGGAGATCGGGGCGTAGGCTTTCGCAGCTTGACGGAGCCATCGACACCACCACCCCGGCGGGCCGAATGA
- a CDS encoding Tn3 family transposase, producing the protein MSARHRHQRGPEADVQWGREDSFADLQYIRRRYVHKEHLRAAISRVCNAIFQARDATLWGEATTACASDSKKFGAWDQNLMTEWHARYGGPGVMVYWHVEQHSVCIYSQLKSCSSSEVAAMIEGVLRHDTEMAVDKNYVDTHGQSEVGFAFCQLLGFQLLPRLKNIKHQKLYRPNKGEPEKYVHLQAILTRPIQWELIEQQYDEMIKLATALRLGRRTPRASCGALPARTCSTRRTGRWLSWGKR; encoded by the coding sequence GTGTCTGCACGGCATCGGCACCAACGCGGGCCTGAAGCGGATGTGCAGTGGGGGCGGGAGGACAGCTTCGCTGACCTCCAGTACATCCGTCGTCGCTACGTCCACAAGGAACACCTCCGGGCAGCGATCAGCCGCGTGTGCAACGCCATCTTTCAGGCTAGGGACGCCACGCTGTGGGGCGAGGCCACCACCGCCTGCGCCTCGGACAGCAAGAAGTTCGGGGCCTGGGACCAGAACCTGATGACCGAGTGGCACGCCCGCTACGGCGGTCCCGGCGTGATGGTGTACTGGCACGTCGAGCAGCATTCGGTGTGCATTTACAGCCAGCTCAAAAGCTGTTCCAGCAGCGAGGTGGCCGCCATGATCGAGGGCGTGCTTCGGCACGACACCGAGATGGCGGTGGACAAGAATTACGTAGACACCCACGGCCAGAGCGAGGTGGGCTTCGCATTCTGTCAGCTACTCGGCTTTCAGCTTCTGCCGCGTCTGAAGAACATCAAGCACCAGAAGCTGTACCGCCCCAATAAGGGCGAGCCAGAAAAATACGTCCACCTGCAAGCGATCCTGACCCGCCCGATCCAGTGGGAGCTGATCGAGCAGCAATACGATGAGATGATCAAGCTCGCCACCGCCCTGCGGCTGGGACGGCGGACGCCGAGAGCATCCTGCGGCGCTTTACCCGCCAGAACGTGCAGCACCCGACGTACCGGGCGCTGGCTGAGTTGGGGAAAGCGGTGA
- a CDS encoding recombinase family protein: MSDHLMQATSHIAKLLQMSEWQPVSQPGGPMQIGYARVSKQHEQDTAAQLRALKDGGAERVFTEHASGAAGTGPNSTRCSTSSEKGMWSSSGSWTDSAAASRICFT; this comes from the coding sequence ATGTCGGACCATCTGATGCAGGCTACTTCCCACATTGCGAAACTATTGCAAATGAGCGAATGGCAACCTGTTTCGCAACCCGGAGGCCCCATGCAGATTGGCTATGCCCGCGTCAGCAAGCAACACGAACAGGACACCGCCGCGCAACTGCGGGCGCTGAAGGACGGTGGGGCTGAGCGCGTGTTCACCGAACACGCTTCGGGGGCCGCTGGGACCGGCCCGAACTCCACAAGATGCTCGACCAGCTCAGAGAAGGGGATGTGGTCATCGTCTGGAAGCTGGACCGACTCAGCCGCAGCCTCAAGGATCTGCTTCACCTGA
- a CDS encoding transposase, translating to MVYTPKHASWLNMAELEWSVLQRQCLGQRLASVDAVEAELLAWETDRNARSVRANWQFSISAARDKLKRHYHCDE from the coding sequence GTGGTGTACACGCCCAAACATGCGTCGTGGCTCAACATGGCGGAACTGGAGTGGTCAGTCCTGCAACGACAGTGTCTGGGGCAGCGCTTGGCCAGTGTGGATGCCGTCGAAGCGGAGTTGCTGGCGTGGGAAACCGACCGCAATGCGCGGTCGGTGCGGGCGAATTGGCAGTTTTCGATATCGGCGGCACGGGACAAGCTCAAACGTCACTACCACTGCGATGAATAA
- a CDS encoding DUF4158 domain-containing protein: MKHDWSPEELAGQFTLTHPERAFLGFKGEAASLSLAALLKTFQPRASFWTIPKGARVVVDFLAQQLAVSPACWAEVDWSTRTARRYRDEVAHFCGFRAFRGWMKPR; encoded by the coding sequence GTGAAACACGACTGGTCCCCCGAAGAGCTGGCTGGGCAGTTCACCCTGACCCATCCAGAACGGGCGTTCCTGGGCTTCAAGGGCGAGGCGGCCTCGCTAAGTCTGGCTGCGCTGCTCAAGACCTTTCAGCCCAGGGCGAGTTTCTGGACCATCCCCAAGGGTGCCCGGGTGGTCGTCGATTTCCTGGCCCAGCAGCTTGCGGTCTCCCCGGCATGCTGGGCGGAGGTGGACTGGTCCACCCGAACCGCTCGGCGTTACCGCGATGAGGTGGCACACTTCTGTGGCTTCCGGGCCTTTCGGGGCTGGATGAAACCGCGTTGA